GAAGCGTAATAGAGGATTCCGCCAAAAACACTACAGCCATGGCCTCAACATTCTTGgttatgtgtgtgtatatatttgtatataataaatattctaaggataaaaaaaaaaaaaaaaaaaacgatagcaataaatattatattgctcaaataatgtaaattaaagataatatataattaatagaaTGAAGTTTAATTTGTCTCTTATACTTGTTTGAGAGATCTAATTTAgtccatttttaattttttatctaatttaattcataaattttaatttaagctcAAATTAGTCCAAATTTATTATACTcttcattttttaatatttaattattttttattttttaatattaaaatattatttttatattatataattaataaaaatattattttttgttattcaatattattaattaaaccgaattatttttatattttcatataattaattaaaaataaaaattataataattatacttaattaaattgaaaattaataaaaatatattttttattttcatataattaattaaaattgaaagaactataattaattttaattatttaaattagaaaatttatgtttatattttcatttttaatttaaaattagaaaattataattaaataaaattaaaaatataaaaatattaaatttttatttccatattattaattaatattaaaaaattaaaatttaaaaaattaactaattataattattcaacaaacattaaaaataattaacaaaagtaATTaccttaaaaaatattaaaaaataaaaaaataactcaCGAACCAAAGTGATGAGTAAGTTATACATTCCTTAATTTTGGATGAATTTGGATATAAAATGAAACTTTAAGGTTAAAttgaagtaaaaatttaaaattaattaaattgaacgtCTCAAGTAAATTGAAGTTTATTcatataattaatatgatatatttcaataaataacACAAGCATAACAATTATTTATCTTATATTGACTTGTCTCACagcatctatatatatatatatattttaaaatcaaatccACCCAATTAAAAATACTTTGTCTTCACATTATTTAGGCTTGGATGCTCTATGTGGAAGGAAGATATTGGGAACCAATTGATGGATCAACAGGGGACTCATGCAGTCCATCTGAAGCAGTGCGATTAATTCAAGTTGGCCTGTTGCGCGTTCAACAAAATCCAGAAGACATTCCTAGCATGTCAGACGTGGTTCTGATGCTGGGTGGAGAGGGCACATTGCCTCAGTCTAAGAAGCCTGGCTTTTACATCAAAAGGGTTTTGCTTGATTTTAAATCTTCCTCCAGCAGCAACAAAATGTATTCAGTCAACAAGGGCATCATGACTCCTTTGCAAAACTCCGTAGATGCCACTTCATTTAATGTTCTGTGCTATGAGTACGTAAAATACTTGATAAAAGCCCTTCAAAAACAACATTTTTCTTGATAATGTTCATGGTGTATTTGCTAGCAATTCTCAAGTATCACTTTGTTCAATAGATGAATTAAAATACAATTACTGAGATGAATTAATCCGCAATTACGGGTCCCATCCATCGTTTCATTCGGCAACTAAATTTCAAgcaatgttaataaatatttttcaatTCAAATTGATTCGATAAGCAAATCCCATTAAATAATGTATTATAAATAAATGTCAAAGTGAAAGAAATCTTCTAATTTTTCTGATAATAGCTCACTGATACGAgggttaattattaaaataatgttaaaaaaCGCAAATTGCAAAAAACATTTCTAGAGAAGGCATTTAAACGAGAAAACATCATTTTAAAAGCAATTTCCATGGAATGTTGAGCTTTGTGGCATCATAcatgatatttaattttttttattaatactaCTTGAATATTATAAGCGAATCAATAGTAACACTATACTTCATGTaaggttttatttttttttaactaatctCCTATTAAATATCATTAGTTAttacattattaattattttttactttCTTAATTCTTACTCTTTTGTTAGAGTTacacttaatttttaatttttaactgtGTATCAAACACTTTCTTAATTTTATACATAATATTTTGAAGGAAGCTCAACATTGCTATGAAAACATCAATCAATCTAGTATTTTCCGAAGTATCTACAATGTTCATTTATTGATTTAACAACTTGAAAAAAATGCTAATTTGATTagtgttttttaaaatataaatgtcATTGATAATAGATAACAGTACCACTGAGGTTGctttttaaaatgatattttcttGTTTAAATgcttattttaaaatttcttttaattagttttttcttaacaaacattacttcattaaataattttaaattcatattactttaataaataattttttaatattattttaataattaactaaTAATATAAAGTGTGATCTTAAAAGAAAAGAATCGGTTGCTAAAGGGAATTATCCCATATCGCTTTGGAGGAGGCTCCACCTTAGAAAACTGTCACTGTAAAAGACAATTGAAGGCGTTGGCTCAAGCGTGTCTTTCTCGGCCTTTTGGCTAAGATCAATTGTTGTATCTGTTCTTAtcagtttatatatatattgttacgATCCAATATATGAATCAAACCGATACTAGAACCTGGATCAATCTAAatctccgaggcccgtagtaaactTTACTGTTTTCAAACTCATGACAAGACTCACAATTTAGGCCCAtcatgcatataaaaataatttaaattaaaatattataattttattttggacCAATCTAACCtaacccaataattatcaaaatcttAAATTAGGGGAGTCCAGCTCAATCCGGTTACATTGTTTACAAATTGTTTAAGTATCATACAAATCTTTATATATTAACCTcgagaatttaaattaacacaattcctAACAGGGTCTATACTACagctaacacatgcagagttctaaattacaaatttaagggataataataaaattaagtaattattaaTAACCTAAGAGAAAAaaagcaggttattctgaaaaagatctcctcctgtagcctggaaaaaatatggtgaacaggagtgagcgttcgacttaaagagtaaaatactaattttaactacaatttctatagctatctaaagctaatgcatcctaaggagtggaatgcaacattatcaaaattttcatacaaatcatatgataacagtaaaaaggcaatttggagcactcacccaTCAAACACTGTTCAAAGAGTACATATATGAgaattgatcccctatacagctctattAATCCAACttttgccagcgagtgtctctcaagccggactttcgcttaataagccaaatgtagggtcccagcgagtgtctctcaagccgtgtctacctcgaCTTATCCATCAAAGACTGGGTACCAGCgaatgtctctcaagccgtgtctacccgtcctgtcaatatccaataccacaccacacgaacgcacactgctccaaattatcacaaacaatatccatgacacttcatcaattatgaacgcaatataaaacgtgcctagtgtttaactacatagataaatatttataagtgatgcataggcatgcttgaacatataatgatatcgaaattataattaaaattaatattttactcacagtgcaCCAAAGGCTATTGTGGCTGTTGGGTGGACGAAAATAGCTGACCTCAATCACCTAGATAATTATATTATAgatttattagtactaattcaaaataagactttaaagaaacaacagacagcctaattcatgccggaaatccagTAGActtttccctatacctaggacctacccaccaGCAAaatgattcaaataacacttctaagctcaacccatatcttattattattatatagccCCTCcagggccctccaaatcaggcaATAATTACAatatcagacaactcaattataagacttcaaaactaatatttttcaaaaactatccaaattaactttaaaaattctatgaacttaccccgcggtccttaacaatattataaggctattgcaaaaggaatcataattttctaatcatccactaatattttatgaatttttattctaaatcagtattagccgaaaatgaacaacttggagttcgggtttacctatgccaaatctgataCCTGAAACTCGTCCAGAACATCTGAAAATGCTAAGATTGACTATAATATTGATCACGTTCTGAGACAGGCCGCCGGGCAGtcagatctggctaaaaatgcaaTCCTGACACCAGTGAACTATCTTTGATCCGATTGCATCTAAATTAAGTCCaaaatttgttaataattatcataaaattattttaaaattttggaaatcgaaaaagttcgaaaatctcaccaagcaatCTGGACCATCCGATTATctcctttttcaaacggtgtccgatcaGAGCGGGACCGGTCCTATCTCGAAGATTTCGCCAttctgagtccatcggtggcctcaAATTTCTTATCCGTCGGTCGGATCGGCCGGAAACTGATGAAACCCACATGATTTTTTCTCAACTTTTCCTTGCCGAATCGTCTCTCTCTAGCCACCATTGGAGGTGAGGCTAGTTAGGTCTTGAAGCTTGCTGTGCCAGAAGTTGAACAAGCCCTCCCTTGCTGGAAACAACCATCGGACGACGCCGAAAAGTAGCTGCCTCGCACACGCATCTATCTccctctgttagtagtatgccctagagcatatcatttagtatgtatcttgtacatgtttttattaataaaaggcattttcacttttccatttacataatatatttatgcgtaatagaaaatgtccattgatatattgttagaaattctattcttaagttgttaagaatatgagtgacagtaattctagcacaaagtatcataaataggttcacaatcgaggatacttcacaataaggacatgacttatccagaaagattgtaatcatgtttgttggaatggtgagtctcatgccatataacaaacatgataggtacttatacatgataagtaggtcaaaccagtgacatttatgataagcacatggagtttactcttgtcaatatattgtcataaatcttatcaatgcatataatctttagacctgagatagcacagttatcttgtatataggtggtttgagtttgatactgctttcatacttgtactgtatatgggtatatgggcatgtgttggctcctactagttatttatggaggtaggtgttgatcaagatggaatctgttcctctaagtaaatagggataaaatcctatgttcatttaattgtttttgatgtttcaagtttctggccaggacagatagatttattcagaaaagagtttctgatgagaaaatctttttaatcaagaactgaaattaaaagagaacataatattcatagcaaatggggtttgacataaaccatgacttcagcttgagttgggattttgtaacagagagattctagtgcatggtaacatataattataggttcatttaaggtaaaccttattactaattgggtggccatggcatgctatgctaggtgttaaccatggtctatgaggtgcataaaatgatttagagaaatcatttatggtaagaaagagttttgatgatattaagagttgatatcatgtctcattgccaattagtgatgagcctagtaagtcacacacatacacaagtaatcaccaaattaaatatgatttaattaattaattaaagagtttaattgattaattaaataggtttggtttgcaattagattgtaaaatccctagcatggcttgaaaccaaatctaggttagtggatgtatagtataagttaaatttatatttaaagtatttaaatatgaatttaattaatgagaaattaattaatagagattaattaattaatttatatttgatataaattgattagaaaaagagaaataattattttggaatgagaactcaaaattaagacacaggggtattttggtcattttacagggtaacacgtggcaccatgaaatggtgacacatggcactacacataagcttgtcatatatcttttaatcatgtaagatgattaaagtcaatattaaatataggtttaacacttggcacaatatgattgggtcaattaaacctagagccaatcagaatgtgacatgtaacaagagttttaagtggtgacttagctatataagagaaatgatgaaaagaaaaatacctagctgctatttgtttcattggtgccgccccaaagcacctctccctttcatcttcttcatctatcatcaattcaaagagatttccgaataatttcttgaattaaaaatactagaaatcgtttctagtgtcctgtttacatctgtaatatctcaaaaggcaaaacctaattttctaattgattggaaaagctttagaagctgttcacggggctgtcattggtgatcttagtgtggacaagctagagggataacatctgataTCCTAGGCGCATCCtaaaggtgtcaaacacactgcagtgcatcaaacaggttagtgcacttgttcttgatttaatctagggttctaatgaattaatctgttaattctaaaatcttaaatggcaaatgtagattcaaaaatatattaaaagaattttaatatgctgtttatcattgaaatcaaatagataaaaataaatattgcataatgcatgtgaccctagaagaaaaattttgaatttcaatgatttaaacttgtatttttcatgcttctgctccttcacctTCTCCCTCCTTTTTTGCTGCTATGGTGGTCCTTGCCGGCGTCCATGGTCGCTGGAGGGTGGCCTGTCAGTGCGAGGGGTTGCTGGGGAAGGCAGCTGGAACCTTGGTCGGCGATGATGGTGGTTGGCCAGAGCAAAAAACgggagagaaaatgaaggaacgggaaagagaaaagaaatgtaaGGTGGGGGGGCGGGGGTGGGGGGTTCTTTTTGTTTTTTGTGATTAACAAAGGAGGGTGCACTGCAACTGAAATTGCAGTTGTCACATCAccctcattttatatatatataatactttaacatttaaattcatttaaatataatattttatttaaaataccttATCAAATCTCTAATCAAATCAATATTAAGATGTTATTAATGTTTAtaataaactcttattttataaattaattaaacataataatattattaataataagaagaataattacattaaatttaaaaatatttaaacataaaattataataaaaattcaatatttcTAAAGATTAAAtccaaaataattttataatgtaTTAAAATggctaaaaaaaattttaactgattaaatacataaattatttattcttTAGCTAATAATAACATCAAGCACAACTTAATAAAttgtttaaattaataaaataatattaaatttataatttatatttttatataagaaTTCGGATTGTTACATATGTGTGTGTGAGCCATCACCTACGATTAGGACTCTGTTTCGcgaataatatttttttcaaaaataatttttatattgtcTAATGTTAATACCATTCAgaaaattaagttaattaaaagatatattctataattacttgatttaaaacaaagtaatttaaaataaaataaaattattttattataaaaaataaggtgatttaataagattttaaattttatttcatataagatgatttaatgaaatttaaaatttatttcatcgaatttttataaaataatattttttttagtcAATTACAAAAAGTTTTATTAACGTgatgaaaaaataaaagtttttCAATATCTTAAATTACCATATTCTAAATAAgattttaaactttaattaaaataatatatattaaatatgaaatgataaataaatatatcttatttaattttatttataatattttttaacattattaaaaaaatattttatacatTCTTTTAtgtgaagaaattttattttttgtgttaagttaataaaatttcCATAACTGACTATTTGACAGAAAAAgtattattttacaaaaattaaatgagatgaattgtaaaatttcattaaatcgCCTTATTTTTTGTAACAAAATAATATATACtttattttaaatcaaataaccataaaatatatctaataaaaaatatttttattgtcaaaaaaagaaaaatatttaagttattttttggatttaataattttattaaaatgtgaaaatatttaCACATAACATTAATATAATATTACAACTAAATAATGAAaatgtttaaaaaatattttttatatacaaattattttttccaaaataaataaagcctaaataattatatatgcATGATAGAAACAGAAACACATACCATGCAACCaaataatgaaaagaaaatattatttatatataacttatttcctacaaaataaatagagcctaaattaattttttcatggGAGGTCCACTACAGTAGCTTGCAAAGCCTAGGTAAAATATTGGGTCCTAACTCGTATAATGATGATAATGGAATTAACAAGTGCTGCTAAATGTTTGATTACGAAACAGCATTCGGTGAGCAAAGAACAAATCAGCGAGGGATAAAATTAGTAAGTCCTTCATCGAGCCTCCAATGAGAAGGTGATTTCATTGGTTGAGTTTGATTCGAGCTTGTCTGATGAAGAATTCGCTTCAGTAGGACCTCTATCCTTAAAGAAACCAGGTTTCTGGGGCTGAGGCAATTCTTTCTCACTACCCAACATCAAAACAACAGATGCCATGCTTGGCCTTTCCTCAGGATGTTGTTGAACGCATAACAGACTAATCTGGATGCATCGTATCACTTCTGACAGATTGCACGACTGTTCTAAGAATGGATCAATCAGTCCTGATGGCTCGCCTTCTTTCCACAATGTCCATGCCTAGAACATATCAGGATTCTTGAGTCAATAATTAGGTACAATTACcagaaaatggaagaaaaaaaaaaaaaaaaggcaaaaaccCTCGACACTTGCATGTCCAATAAGGTTTAAACCACGGCTTGGATGATAAAATCCTCTGCTTCTTTTTCCACTGATTATCTCTAGCAGCAAGATACCGAAACTAAAGACATCAGATTTTGTAGAGAATAATCCATCACTTGCATATTCTGGTGCCATGTAACCACTATAAAACAtgcaaaaaaaagtgaaaaatttcaaattaatgatCAGTCCAATTAATTTAAAAAGTAGAACAAAAAATACTTACTAAGTTCCAACTACTCTGTTTGTGTTTCCTTCAGTCTGGTCTCCTCCAAAAGTTTTAGCCAtgccaaaatctgaaattttggggtTCATCTCTTGATCCAGTAAAATATTACTCGCTTTGAGATCTCTATGTACAATTCGCAATCTGGAATCCTGATGAAGATAGAGAAGTCCTCGAGCAATCCCACAAATAATGTTGAAACGCTTGGACCAGTCAAGCAGTTTACCTTTCATTTGATCTGGAAAGTTTCTTGCCTATGTCAGTAATTCTTCagttcttgaaaaaaaaaaaaaaaaaaaaccattgtgCCACAACCTTCAAATTAAGCACTTATCATTGAGTTACACTAGGCTAACTAATTAAATTGAGGAGGTTTTTAGAGAtccaaaccaaaaatgaagttgtCTAGGCTTTTATTGGGCATGTATTCATAAATCAGCATCTTCTCATCCCCTTGAATGCAGCAACCAAGAAGCTTTACGAGATTTCGGTGTTGAAGTTTGGCTATCAGAATTACTTCATTTTTGAACTCTTTCAATCCTTGTCCAGAACTCCTAGATAGCCTCTTCACAGCAATCTCTTGTCCGTCCTCTAGTGTACCCTGAAAACGTATTTATAGGAGAATCGATCGTGATGGAATATTTCagcaaaataatgaaaataaaaggaagggtaaaaataaatttagtaaattatattttattgggTTCGATTTATATCTACAAAACTGGCTTTATGAATTTGATAAATTTACCTTGTAAACGGGTCCAAAACCACCTTCTCCTAGCTTGTTATCAATGGAAAATTTGTTGGTCGCATTACTTACTGCAATTAGATCAAACAATGGTAGCTCCAAGTCTTCTGGTTGTTCATCTTGCTCCTGGTCATCATTTTCCTTGTTTTCTGTTTTCTCTGCAATGAAGTATaatcatataaaaaattattagcaCTGAATTGTAAACAGTTTTGCACATCTGTTACAGTAAATATTCCATATCGTAAAAATAAGAGCAAGTTCAGATCACTTGGATGTGCCAAAACAACATCCCAAAACCTCTTAAGTTTGCTCTGCTTCTGCGAATATAGTAGCCGATGATAAGCATCCCAAAACCTATAGCAATGGTAGTTGCAATTATCACTGGTATCTTCACCTTAGCCTCAACCTTCGCCTCTTCAAGAAAAAGCAGAAACTAAAACAGTTACTTAGTGCTAAAACAAACGGAAATGtgcaaaacatagttaacttctgCGACAAATAGCAAAGAAAATGTAGATTGTGCATCAACCTTTCATCTTGACGCTCAATGCATGAACAGAAACAAAAAAGAAAGCCCATACCTAAATCAGAAGCAGACATACGAATATATAAATCCTGCCCAGACGCAGACAGTCTCATATCAATCAGATCACCAAACCAAATAGCACAGCCGCTGCCGCGTCCTCTAATATCTAAGGTGGTGTATGCCGTACATGAACAGTTTTGTAAACATGTAACTCTGCATTCCTTAAGATTCATACTCCTGTTCACAAATGAATGTGTAGTGTCTGGCAGTTTCAACCCAACAAATTTTACAAATCCCTCTCCATTCtcacattttaataaattatttcttTTACAACCGTCAGACCAGAATGCTGATTTCCAATTTTCTGGCGAAGCTGGAGTGAAACCCTTTAAGCATTGACAAACTGGCGACTCAGTAGGGATGCAATTTCCATAGGGACCACAGAGGCCGTATGCGTCACAGGCATCTCTTGGCACAGATGAATACAGCTTCCAAGTTCGTGTTTCTTCATTCCAAACGTAACGCTGACGCGAATAACCGGTTTGATTCAGAACAATCCTTGAGATTACAGATTTGTTTTTCAGGTTGTACATGTAGTACACCTCGTTTTCATTATCAACAAAACTGAACTCGTAGAGCTGGTTTTCCTTCAAAGATGGCGAACCACTGTTGCCAAGGCCATTCCATGGAGCACTCCGATAATATTTCACGGAGCCCTTCCAGATATATCCCTCAGGATTACCATTTAGCACTATTCCCCAAGTGAAGTCTGCAGGAGAAGGATCATCCGGGTTGTTCCATGCTGATAGGCGGCGATCAAGGCCAGTCTTCAAGTCCCATCCAAGCTTCATCCCTGGAAGTAACGTATCAGATGGATAGTCAAAACTTTGCCACAAATAGTTTCCAGAATTTGTATCTTTTTCATCCCTTAAGACCAGATTCCCAGAATCTAAGAGCCGAACTATTGGATTCTGGGCTACTTTGTTCAAGTTCAACGACCAAACAACACTCTTGTTCCCACTAACAAGTACAAGATTTCCCGTGCTGTTCATCATCAAAATACCAGAAGTATCACTGATTGGATTGCGCCTGTTTGCAACCCAAACAACAGTTGTAGGAATTGCCTTGTACCAAATTCCCAAATATCGGTTGCTGGATTTTCCAGGACTAAAGAAACCAAATTCAAATTTTCCATCTTTCGAAACCAAGGTGCTATTGGTGCCATCAATAATAGAATCAGACAAAGTAATGTTCTCAGTAGCATTTGAGTATTTAGAGAAGAGAAGTAGGAAATTAGCACTGACAAACATAAAACAGAAGGTCTCCATAGGTTTTTGGAAACTGTTGCAGCTAAGAGCGAATGCAGTTAAACGATGGCCATTTAAATAAGCATAAACTTTTAGCTTAAACCATTTGTTATCATGTTTTAAtcttctattaaaaaaaaaaattctaggttAGAATCTTAGGCAGTTCCTTTTactaattattttagttattcaACCCCATGTTCTTGAAAACTACTGCAAAATAATTGAGCAAAAGTTCTGccccatttattttattttattttttaaaaaaacataaattcattaataatatCAAAGCATCACATTTACAAATAATCACATGAACAACAAGACCCACTTTTATATACCAACAGAGTTGATTGATCTTTTAGCAAACAAAAAATAAGAATTGTCTAAAGAAAAATAGTACTAACATAGAtaatattagattttttttttcttaaagataGAATTGACAAAAAATATAGATATTTCAAATAACTAATTGGTAGAAGACTTATATTTACAAATTAAGATTTAAAATCTCAAATCAAATAAATTCTGTAATTCTACTTTTACTTACAAGAAATAATGCCAAATCCTCACAAAAAGAGCAACTTATTTATTATATTTCaacacaaaataaaataaaataattaaatataaaatttaaatatatgaattaaaataaaattttagcgacacaattatttaaattgaaaattaatttattaacgaAATTTAAAATTGAGGATcaaatattactaaaaaaatcAAGGACTAACTTATAAATTTTGTTATGGCTCATAGAATTCATTGTAATTTACCTAAAAGTATTGTCTTTTCAAGTTTTTGAGTTGAGTGTATCCTCGGGCACGGCAGTGGAATTCTGTGGTCTTATAGCGTAGAAAATGGAGCAAACCTTTACGCGTGTAAATCACAGTCAAGATGTTTTGTGCAGCTGGCAACCCGAGATTGGAAAGGTTGGATGGAGATTGCAATTGTCTTGCTCAACATTAAAACATAGCAAATACTCAATGTAATGACAACACTTCCAACCATCTCAGGCTACAAAAAAAAACTGAATTTCTAGGGTTAATTACTATTGTTAACTTTTTATCATGTGATGATTTCCAATCTAACTATTTCTGAATTCAGAGAAAGTCAATTAATTTTGATAAACGCCAATCTGAACTAAAGTTTTTCCAAGACTTTTTCCAGAAAGCTAAATATCACCTAATCCGCTCATGAGTTTTAATAGAATTTGGAAACATAATTCATTCTATTCTCTCCAGGCAAAGACTCAACCCGTCAACCCCTTACTTGGGTTGTtgatcaaaatttaaatattgggacAAACTGCAAATGACTTAATCCAAACATGAATTGTTAATTGGCCTTTTGGAAATTCTCCTGATTCTAATGTTGATG
The Hevea brasiliensis isolate MT/VB/25A 57/8 chromosome 15, ASM3005281v1, whole genome shotgun sequence genome window above contains:
- the LOC131174172 gene encoding G-type lectin S-receptor-like serine/threonine-protein kinase At4g27290 isoform X1, whose protein sequence is METFCFMFVSANFLLLFSKYSNATENITLSDSIIDGTNSTLVSKDGKFEFGFFSPGKSSNRYLGIWYKAIPTTVVWVANRRNPISDTSGILMMNSTGNLVLVSGNKSVVWSLNLNKVAQNPIVRLLDSGNLVLRDEKDTNSGNYLWQSFDYPSDTLLPGMKLGWDLKTGLDRRLSAWNNPDDPSPADFTWGIVLNGNPEGYIWKGSVKYYRSAPWNGLGNSGSPSLKENQLYEFSFVDNENEVYYMYNLKNKSVISRIVLNQTGYSRQRYVWNEETRTWKLYSSVPRDACDAYGLCGPYGNCIPTESPVCQCLKGFTPASPENWKSAFWSDGCKRNNLLKCENGEGFVKFVGLKLPDTTHSFVNRSMNLKECRVTCLQNCSCTAYTTLDIRGRGSGCAIWFGDLIDMRLSASGQDLYIRMSASDLEAKVEAKVKIPVIIATTIAIGFGMLIIGYYIRRSRANLREKTENKENDDQEQDEQPEDLELPLFDLIAVSNATNKFSIDNKLGEGGFGPVYKGTLEDGQEIAVKRLSRSSGQGLKEFKNEVILIAKLQHRNLVKLLGCCIQGDEKMLIYEYMPNKSLDNFIFDQMKGKLLDWSKRFNIICGIARGLLYLHQDSRLRIVHRDLKASNILLDQEMNPKISDFGMAKTFGGDQTEGNTNRVVGTYGYMAPEYASDGLFSTKSDVFSFGILLLEIISGKRSRGFYHPSRGLNLIGHASVEGFCLFFFFFFHFLVIVPNY
- the LOC131174172 gene encoding G-type lectin S-receptor-like serine/threonine-protein kinase At4g27290 isoform X2, giving the protein METFCFMFVSANFLLLFSKYSNATENITLSDSIIDGTNSTLVSKDGKFEFGFFSPGKSSNRYLGIWYKAIPTTVVWVANRRNPISDTSGILMMNSTGNLVLVSGNKSVVWSLNLNKVAQNPIVRLLDSGNLVLRDEKDTNSGNYLWQSFDYPSDTLLPGMKLGWDLKTGLDRRLSAWNNPDDPSPADFTWGIVLNGNPEGYIWKGSVKYYRSAPWNGLGNSGSPSLKENQLYEFSFVDNENEVYYMYNLKNKSVISRIVLNQTGYSRQRYVWNEETRTWKLYSSVPRDACDAYGLCGPYGNCIPTESPVCQCLKGFTPASPENWKSAFWSDGCKRNNLLKCENGEGFVKFVGLKLPDTTHSFVNRSMNLKECRVTCLQNCSCTAYTTLDIRGRGSGCAIWFGDLIDMRLSASGQDLYIRMSASDLEAKVEAKVKIPVIIATTIAIGFGMLIIGYYIRRSRANLREKTENKENDDQEQDEQPEDLELPLFDLIAVSNATNKFSIDNKLGEGGFGPVYKGTLEDGQEIAVKRLSRSSGQGLKEFKNEVILIAKLQHRNLVKLLGCCIQGDEKMLIYEYMPNKSLDNFIFELKNY